The genomic region TTGATGCAGAATTTCTTGGTAATTAGACATCGGTTTTTGATTCAGTTTTTAGGTGATGTTTTGATTATACTTTCTATTTGCTCAACCGGGTTGATTCGCTTGAAAGTGGGGACTCAGAAACCGGGTTTCTATCAAAACTCTGATTTGTCCCTGAAACTGGAGAGTTCATCAGTCTTGAAAGCTTGGAGAAGATGAGTCAGTTTGCTATTTAGCAAGTCTTTGGATAAGGCTTCACTGAGTTTTAATTTATCAGCCTCCCGTAGTTGTTTGACGAGGCTCAACACTTGTTCAAAGCTGAGGGAGAGTTGATATTGAGTTGGGTTCATCGTTTTATGGGGTTGAGGATAGAGTGATGTTTTGACTGGATTTTGAGAAAGGGTTTTCTTTGATTGGGTTTTAGTCTTTCTGGATTTCTAGGTTGGCGAAGTGTTCTTGCACGAGGCGATGGATGAAGCGGTAGGGGCTGCCTTTTATCTGTCCAAGTTTTGCAACCACTGGAGGAGAGTTGCCATCAAATCCGGGTCGCTTTCTAGGAATTGCGGGAGTCGGCACTCCGGGAGGGGTTGGGGGACAACCACGGCAATGGGGGGATGGCTAAACCGGGCGAGTTGATTGAGTACGGCGATATCAAACCCTTGGGGGGGTGGATCGGTGGGTTCTTCGTAGAAGATGAGGGCGATTTGATGTTCGCTGAGGTCATCTTCGCAGTAGGCTTGTAAGTCGGCAATGGTGCGGGGTTTACCGTCGGGACTGGGGCGACAGCCGGCTTTTTTCAAGGTGGTGTAGATTTGCAGGGCGGGGTTGCTGGGGTCGCTGAAGCGGCTGCCGTCGATGCAAATGATTTGGCAGTTGACGGGGTGGGTTTGGATGGCTTGGTTGAGGATTTGGGGGAGAAGGGCGAGGTTGCACTGTTGGGTAAAGGGGGTGGCGGGGGTGTTGTCTTCCACTTCGGGATGGGGAGTCGTGGGGGGATGGTGCCATGCTTGATAAAATTCGGGATAGGGGAGATTTTCGGCACAGTTCCAGATGAGTTTGTAGCATTCGTCGAATCGGTCAAAGTTGTTTTGGTGAACTTCATCGCTTAGACAGTCTTTTAAAGCGGTGACGACTCCTGCATAGTGTTGGGAGGTGGTGAGGATTTCCCCTAAACTCGCTGCCGCCCGCCTACGGGTATCTTTATCCTCAGTAGTGCGGATAATTTGGAGCAACTCCGCGATCGCATCGGGATTTCCTTGTCCGATTTTCCCTAAACTCTCTGCCACCTGCCTACGGGTATGTTCATCCTCAGTAGTGCGGATAACTTGGAGCAACTCCGCGATCGCATCGGGATTTCCTTGTCCGATTTCCCCTAAACTCGCTGCCGCCTGCCTACGGATACCTTCATCTGAGCAATTCTTAATGATTGCAGTGAATTCTATAATCGCCAGTTGTCTAATGGTTTCAGGTATCGCCTTTCTTGCCGCTTTTTCAATTGGGTCGAGAAAAGTTTGCCATTCCTGTTTCTCAATATCGAAATAACCAAACCCCCACTTCACTATCTGTCGCACAATCTCATCCGCAAGAGAACAAGCCTTAAACTCATTAATTCCTGCTGCTGCTAAAAAATAGGCTTGATATCCATAAAAATTTCTGACCCCACCTTTAAACTCAACTAACGCCCGAATAAATGCCTCCTTCTCCTCATCCTCAATATCACCACGCCCCAACCACAACAAAATCACCTGCTTCCACTGCTTCTCAAAAATCCGATACCGTTTCCCGTCCACCGGACGATCGCGATGCTCCCTCGGTAAAAAATAATCCCAATCCTCCACCGCCAAGGCTGCAAAATACTCCTGAAACGTCGCATGATAAAAGGCAAAAATTCCATCGCCGCGCCCATCTTTGCCCACCCGATTTAACCAACCCAACCGCAACGCCAAATAACCCAAGGAAGTCTTATCCAATTCCTCCCCTAGATGCTTTTCTACCAAAGCCTGTGATAACCGAAATCGCTCCTGGGGCAAATTCAGCGCCGCCTTTGCCAGTTCCCCCAATTTACGATTCAAATTCTGCTTTAATTTTTTCAGTATATCTGATTGCTGATGCGAATCCTGCTTTAATTTCGTGGTAGTCGTGCCACAACGTTCCGCATACTTTTCCAACTCATGCAAATTCCGATTCCACTCATAAATCTTTCGCAGGTAACGGTCATATAACTCCGCCTGAATGTCCTGCAACGATGACCCATCCCAAGTCATGCAGAGCAAGGTCAAACGCAAGGGATTTCGGACTAAATCGAGGAGGTTTTCCCGTCCCGGTTCATGGAGGGCGGCAATTAGCGCATCGGCAGGAGTTGGGGTTGAATTTGTCATCACATTCTGGTTTGAGCAATCAAAAGCTAATCACGCTTTGCATTGTTTATCGTCCCGGTAATGAGCGATCGCATCCCCCCCTCGATTGGCTCATTCGGAAAACATCTCAGCCAAGGTGTCGAGAACTCCGCTTTGCTCATCTGGACTAATTTGACCCAGTTTTTTGACCAATCGAGTTTTATCAATGGTGCGGATTTGATCCAGAACAATTTTTCCTTCCTTACCCTGAAACTGACAGGCAATCCGCGTCGGGTAGGCTTTCCCTTTCGTCGTCATTGGTGCAATAATCACCGTGGCAATATGACGGTTCATTTCATCGGGCGAGATAATCACACAGGGTCGTGTTTTCTGAATTTCACTGCCAATTGTCGGGTCAAGATTAACCAAAAAAACATCAAAACGCTGGGCTACCACTCCCATTCACTTTGCTCCCAGTCGGTACTGTTGACTCGATCGAGAAGAACATCATCTTGTTCTTTCGCCATGGCTGCAAAGGCTTGATCCCAGCCGTTGCGTAACCGTCGTGCGGTGCGAATCGTGAGACGATCGCCCTCCACTTCAATTTCAACATCTGTCTGAATACCGCTTTGCTCTAAGAGTAGTTTAGGAATACGCACACCTTGGGAGTTGCCAATTTTAACAATTCGGGTTCTAATCACTGTACTCATACTTAGATGATCTCAAAAGCAGATGTGATTACATTGTAGCTACCCTCGAAAGGGTCGTCAAGGGTTGCTCGATGTTCAATCCTAAGATATCAAGGAGAATCAAGATCGAATCACTGTTCTCGATCGCTCTGGGCAAAGAATCGCCGGATAAAGGTTTCCATTTGATCCGCTTCAAAGGGTAAATTCCGATACACATCAAACCCGGAAAAGGCATTTCGATCTGCTTCCCAGACATTCACCCGGCAGGTGATGATGACCCGCCCTAACCCCATCCACCCCGTTAATAACTGGGACACATGGGGACGTTCAATCCGGGCAACCCTTTCATCCAATCCATCCATCAATAACCAGAGATGCTCTTTATGGTCTTGGAGAGAGGCGATCGCCCCTTCAACTCCCGCCGACTTCAGCCATTTTTCCAGATAATCTACCAGCGTCGGTTCGGTAAATTGTGCCAACTCAATCCAAATCGGGATGCCGAGATGTTCTGCCAATATCCAATCGGCGATCGCCTGTAATCGCGTCGTTTTTCCTGACCCCGGTTCGCCAATCACCGCAATCCGTCGCCCCCGACTTTGGGGACTTTTCCCCTGCCGCAAAACCCGATCGAAAAACTCATCCTCGGCGATGGGAGTTATTTTCTCTTCTTCCCGTTCCCCCTCTTCCCGTTCCCCCTCTTCTCGGTTTTCCAGACTTAACCCCGGTTTCCGTTCCTTAGTTTGGCGACGTTCCACCAATGCCAACGGCACATAAACATCCACTCGCTTAAATGCCGGATTAGCCGTTAATGCCTGTCGTTCAGCTAGCATTAACTCGGCAATCGATCGCCATTCTGCTAAGGAAAGATGGGGGTTAGCGACATCAAAATGCGATCGAATTTCTGCCACCAAACTTTCTAGAGTCTTTTCCAGTCCTTGCAACAACTGAGTAATCTGGGTTTCCATCACCCCCAACCGTTGACAGACTTCTGCAAAACCGGAATCAATTCTGCCAGAAATCTCCGTAAAAAATGCCTGCTGCTGGCTAACACTTCCCCGTAACTGGGTTTCCAATTCCTGAAACTGTTGCAGGATTTGGCTGAACTCCCCAACATTTACTTCCCCTTGACTGGCTTGCAGTTGGCTCAGTTGCGCTTGCATTCCGGTGAGTAACTGCAACGTTAACCCCGCCCATGCTTTCCCATCCTTGGCAAAGTCTTCCTTGAGGGTTTCTCGCAAGGCTTTTGGGAAGGTGGTATGCAGTAATTCCGCAACTTCTTGACGCACCTGTGCGGGAATCGGAAACCCACCCCCTTTACAGGCTTTCATGTTGAGGCGGATGAAGATATCACTCCATTCTGTATCAGTGAGGTTGCCTTGTTGGGTGAGTTGGTATTCTTGGGGAGTGAGAAATTGGTCGAGTTTCGCTTCTCGCAGTTCGGGGTAACGGTGTTGGGTGAGTTCCTGTTGGGCGATTTTGACCCAGTTATCTTTGGCTTGGGCGGCGATTTTTTCGAGATATTGGCGGGTTTTGCCTGGGTATTGTTTGGCGGCGAGGGTGATGACGGCGGCTATGGCTTTCCCCACGGCTTTGGTTAAATCCTGATTCTCCAGAGAAATCTGTCCTTCCCCATCCAGTAGCGCATCCACCACATTGGCTGCATTCCCCGCCGCCACACTACCCAACGCCGTTGCCAAAGCGGTGCCCCAAACGATCCCCTCCCCAGCCAACAACGGGGGAAAAGCCACACCCCCCAACACACAACCACCTGCAATGGTGAGCTTGACGAATGGGTTAACCATATAGTCATCATCCAAATTCTGCTGTTATTCTAGCAAGCTCTTGGGGTTGGGCAAGTAAAGGTAGGGTGGGCAATGCCTACCCTACTATTTTGTATAGTTTACGATAAAAAGATGTCAACGGATCGATCGCCCCTGACCGTTGCGCGATCGTTGTTGCTGGCGATCTCTTGACCCGTATTTAACTCAGTAGAGTGGGCAATGCCCACCCTACCATCTACTCTTTTTGGATTTCTAGTTTGGCGAAGTGTTTTTGCACGAGGCGATCGCTCCATTTATTTAGGGAGTAAAAATCAGGTTGGTATTGCTATATAAGCTAAGATAAACACTAGCTTCAACGTAAAAAGGATTCATACCCTTTCTTGAATTTTTCTTTACCATCTCGCTCAATTATACTTCCATGAGCCATAATAACTCGCTCGAAATCCCATAATAAAATCCCTTCAACAGATTGTCTGACT from Oxynema aestuarii AP17 harbors:
- a CDS encoding NACHT domain-containing protein, with product MTNSTPTPADALIAALHEPGRENLLDLVRNPLRLTLLCMTWDGSSLQDIQAELYDRYLRKIYEWNRNLHELEKYAERCGTTTTKLKQDSHQQSDILKKLKQNLNRKLGELAKAALNLPQERFRLSQALVEKHLGEELDKTSLGYLALRLGWLNRVGKDGRGDGIFAFYHATFQEYFAALAVEDWDYFLPREHRDRPVDGKRYRIFEKQWKQVILLWLGRGDIEDEEKEAFIRALVEFKGGVRNFYGYQAYFLAAAGINEFKACSLADEIVRQIVKWGFGYFDIEKQEWQTFLDPIEKAARKAIPETIRQLAIIEFTAIIKNCSDEGIRRQAAASLGEIGQGNPDAIAELLQVIRTTEDEHTRRQVAESLGKIGQGNPDAIAELLQIIRTTEDKDTRRRAAASLGEILTTSQHYAGVVTALKDCLSDEVHQNNFDRFDECYKLIWNCAENLPYPEFYQAWHHPPTTPHPEVEDNTPATPFTQQCNLALLPQILNQAIQTHPVNCQIICIDGSRFSDPSNPALQIYTTLKKAGCRPSPDGKPRTIADLQAYCEDDLSEHQIALIFYEEPTDPPPQGFDIAVLNQLARFSHPPIAVVVPQPLPECRLPQFLESDPDLMATLLQWLQNLDR
- a CDS encoding type II toxin-antitoxin system PemK/MazF family toxin, with product MGVVAQRFDVFLVNLDPTIGSEIQKTRPCVIISPDEMNRHIATVIIAPMTTKGKAYPTRIACQFQGKEGKIVLDQIRTIDKTRLVKKLGQISPDEQSGVLDTLAEMFSE
- a CDS encoding AbrB/MazE/SpoVT family DNA-binding domain-containing protein codes for the protein MSTVIRTRIVKIGNSQGVRIPKLLLEQSGIQTDVEIEVEGDRLTIRTARRLRNGWDQAFAAMAKEQDDVLLDRVNSTDWEQSEWEW
- a CDS encoding NACHT domain-containing protein; this encodes MVNPFVKLTIAGGCVLGGVAFPPLLAGEGIVWGTALATALGSVAAGNAANVVDALLDGEGQISLENQDLTKAVGKAIAAVITLAAKQYPGKTRQYLEKIAAQAKDNWVKIAQQELTQHRYPELREAKLDQFLTPQEYQLTQQGNLTDTEWSDIFIRLNMKACKGGGFPIPAQVRQEVAELLHTTFPKALRETLKEDFAKDGKAWAGLTLQLLTGMQAQLSQLQASQGEVNVGEFSQILQQFQELETQLRGSVSQQQAFFTEISGRIDSGFAEVCQRLGVMETQITQLLQGLEKTLESLVAEIRSHFDVANPHLSLAEWRSIAELMLAERQALTANPAFKRVDVYVPLALVERRQTKERKPGLSLENREEGEREEGEREEEKITPIAEDEFFDRVLRQGKSPQSRGRRIAVIGEPGSGKTTRLQAIADWILAEHLGIPIWIELAQFTEPTLVDYLEKWLKSAGVEGAIASLQDHKEHLWLLMDGLDERVARIERPHVSQLLTGWMGLGRVIITCRVNVWEADRNAFSGFDVYRNLPFEADQMETFIRRFFAQSDREQ